The following are from one region of the Myotis daubentonii chromosome 2, mMyoDau2.1, whole genome shotgun sequence genome:
- the MLC1 gene encoding membrane protein MLC1, translating into MTREESCREELGYDRTATLERGRPDAEGYADAKAGDLPLSSRLPPCFSRKTWVFSVLMGGCLLVTSGCSLYLGNVFPSEMDYLRCAAGACIPAAVVSLAVSRRNADVVPSFQLLFVSTFAVTTTCLIWFGCKLVLNPSAIDINFNLILLLLLELLMAATVIVSARASEASRRQGSSSDSASTLPGEAFPARVLKAYSVIEVVAGVSAVLGGVITLNVHEAVSSPHLAMTFFWILVACFPGAIASHVTAECPSRCLVEVLIAICSLTAPLLFTAAGYLTFSVRRVLEVFADYPPALKQSYDVLLLLLLLELVVQASLHTGTVVQCARFTVARPQERPAEVARSLPREFDKERAWRAVVVQMAQ; encoded by the exons ATGACGCGGGAGGAGTCCTGCCGGGAGGAGCTCGGCTACGACCGGACGGCCACCCTGGAGCGCGGGAGGCCCGACGCAGAGGGCTACGCGGACGCCAAGGCCGGCGACCTGCCGCTGTCGTCGAGGCTGCCCCCCTGCTTCAGCCGCAAGACGTGGGTCTTCTCTGTGCTGATGGGG GGCTGCCTGCTGGTGACCTCGGGGTGCTCGCTGTACCTGGGGAACGTGTTTCCCTCCGAGATGGATTACCTGCGCTGCGCTGCCGGCGCG TGCATCCCCGCGGCCGTCGTGAGCCTCGCTGTTTCCCGGAGGAACGCCGACGTG GTCCCCAGCTTCCAGCTGCTGTTCGTCTCCACGTTCGCGGTCACCACGACGTGTCTGATCTGGTTTGGATGCAAACTGGTCCTGAACCCGTCAGCCATCGAC ATCAACTTCAACCtgatcctgctgctgctgctggagctgCTCATGGCGGCCACGGTCATCGTCTCCGCGCGGGCCAGCGAGGCGTCCCGCCGGCAG ggctccagctctgacagcgCCAGCACGCTGCCCGGCGAAGCGTTCCCTGCGCGGGTCCTGAAGGCCTACTCC GTCATCGAGGTGGTTGCTGGCGTCTCGGCCGTGCTGGGCGGGGTCATCACTCTGAACGTGCACGAGGCCGTCTCCAGCCCGCACCTCGCGATGACGTTCTTCTGGATCCTCGTGGCC TGTTTCCCAGGCGCCATTGCCAGTCACGTGACAGCGGAGTGTCCCAGCAGGTGCCTG GTGGAGGTGCTGATCGCCATCTGCAGCCTCACGGCACCGCTGCTCTTCACGGCCGCCGGCTACCTGACCTTCAGCGTGAGGCGCGTCCTGGAGGTGTTTGCCGACTACCCGCCCGCCCTCAAG CAATCGTACgacgtgctgctgctgctgctgctgctggagctgGTGGTGCAGGCGAGCCTGCACACGGGCACCGTGGTCCAGTGCGCCCGCTTCACCGTGGCCCGCCCCCAGGAGCGCCCTGCGGAG GTGGCCAGGAGCCTCCCGAGGGAGTTCGACAAGGAGCGAGCCTGGAGAGCCGTGGTGGTGCAGATGGCCCAGTGA
- the TTLL8 gene encoding protein monoglycylase TTLL8 has translation MEPGERKRLLSASSEGDWREENKLKRGDSSASPRLDRYKMARQLTEKAIKDKKIFSIHGHYPVVRALLRRKGWVEKKLHFLPRISVSADGEGEGAAESKRPESKESQEVAFEETDDIHDVMSRLVRNEVPYFLWTIKRDSIDYHSLSGDQMLNHYGKTASFTTKIGLCLNMRSLPWYAQANPDAFFPRCYGLGSDSEKQEFLDDFRRTAASSILKWVVSHQHCPKSHAQSRPKEAQDADPGSQKAPENDPKLLGLPGQLVDMACQACQAYLGQLEHEDIDLAQDAATDLTEEQWKELTQQYYALIHGKAFISNPRSHFSQCQALLNRISSASPQTEIDGLRNIWIVKPAAKSRGRDIVCMDRVEEILELVASDNLLAKDKWVVQKYIETPLLIYDTKFDIRQWFLVTDWNPLTIWFYKESYLRFSTRRFTLDDLDGAIHLCNNSIQKHLKIDKGRSPLLPSHNMWTSARFQEHLQKRGRGSAWGSVIYPAMKQAIANTMKVAQDHVEPRKSSFELYGADFILGHDFKPWLIEINSSPTMHASTPVTAQLCARVQEDTIKVVLDRKGDRNCDVGNFELLWKQSAVDLPPVYGSDLCVEGVSVRKGKKQMPPIPHFRFSPSFRDAQPLKARGPTAMPDLAPGPRAIPQHLKLKYGKV, from the exons ATGGAGCCGGGGGAGAGGAAGCGGCTCCTGTCCGCCTCCTCGGAAGGAGACTGGAGAGAGGAAAACA AATTGAAACGAGGAGACTCATCTGCCTCCCCCAGATTGGACAGATACAAAATGGCGAGACAGCTGACGGAAAAGGCAATCAAG GACAAGAAGATCTTCTCCATCCACGGCCACTACCCGGTGGTGCGGGCGCTGCTGCGCAGGAAGGGCTGGGTGGAGAAGAAGCTGCACTTCCTGCCCCGGATCTCTGTCAGTGCCGACGGCGAAGGCGAAGGGGCCGCTG AAAGTAAACGTCCTGAAAGCAAAGAAAGCCAGGAAGTGGCCTTCGAGGAAACGGATGACATCCACGACGTGATG TCCAGGTTGGTGCGAAACGAGGTCCCCTACTTCCTCTGGACGATCAAAAGGGACTCCATCGACTACCACAGCCTGAGCGGCGACCAGATGCTGAACCACTACGGCAAGACAGCGTCCTTCACCACCAAG ATCGGGCTGTGCCTGAACATGAGGAGCCTGCCCTGGTACGCCCAGGCCAACCCCGACGCCTTCTTCCCGCGCTGCTATGGCCTGGGCTCCGACAGCGAGAAGCAGGAGTTCCTGG ATGACTTCCGGCGCACAGCGGCCTCCAGCATCCTCAAGTGGGTGGTCAGCCACCAGCACTGCCCCAAGAGCCACGCCCAGAGCAGGCCCAAGGAGGCCCAGGACGCGGACCCCGGCAGCCAGAAAG CTCCCGAGAACGACCCAAAGCTCCTGGGCCTCCCGGGGCAGCTGGTGGACATGGCGTGCCAGGCGTGCCAGGCCTACCTGGGGCAGCTGGAGCACGAGGACATCGACCTCGCCCAGGACGCCGCCACGGACCTGACGGAGGAGCAGTGGAAGGAGCTGACCCAGCAGTACTACGCCCTCATTCA TGGCAAGGCCTTCATCTCCAACCCAAGAAGCCACTTCTCGCAGTGCCAGGCTCTGCTGAACAGGATCTCCTCGGCGAGCCCGCAGACGGAGATCGACGGGCTTCGGAACATCTGGATCGTCAAGCCCGCGGCCAAGTCCCGGGGCCGGG ACATCGTGTGCATGGACCGCGTGGAGGAGATCCTGGAGCTGGTGGCCTCGGACAACCTCTTGGCCAAGGACAAGTGGGTGGTGCAGAAGTACATCGAGACGCCGCTGCTCATCTACGACACCAAGTTCGACATCCGGCAGTGGTTCCTGGTCACCGACTGGAACCCCCTGACCATCTGGTTCTACAAGGAGAGCTACCTGCGCTTCTCCACACGGCGCTTCACCCTGGACGACCTGGACGG GGCCATCCACCTCTGCAACAACTCCATCCAGAAGCACCTGAAGATCGACAAGGGCCGCAGCCCGCTGCTGCCCTCCCACAACATGTGGACCAGCGCGCGCTTCCAGGAGCACCTGCAGAAGCGCGGCCGCGGCTCGGCGTGGGGCAGCGTCATCTACCCCGCCATGAAGCAGGCCATCGCCAACACCATGAAGGTGGCCCAGGACCACGTGGAGCCGCGCAAGAGCAGCTTCGAGCTCTACGGCGCCGACTTCATCCTGGGGCACGACTTCAAGCCCTGGCTGATCGAGATCAACTCCAGCCCCACCATGCACGCCTCCACGCCCGTCACGGCCCAGCTGTGCGCACGGGTGCAGGAGGACACCATCAAGGTGGTGCTGGACCGCAAGGGCGACCGCAACTGCGACGTCGGCAACTTCGAGCTGCTGTGGAAGCAG TCTGCTGTGGACCTGCCGCCGGTCTACGGGTCTGACCTCTGCGTGGAGGGCGTCAGCGTGCGGAAAGGCAAGAAGCAAATGCCGCCCATCCCCCACTTCAGATTCTCCCCCTCCTTCCGGGACGCGCAGCCACTGAAGGCGCGGGGCCCCACGGCCATGCCCGACCTGGCGCCCGGACCCCGGGCCATCCCGCAGCACCTGAAGCTGAAATACGGAAAG gtttaa